Part of the Miscanthus floridulus cultivar M001 unplaced genomic scaffold, ASM1932011v1 os_2617_1, whole genome shotgun sequence genome, TATGCAATAGAGGCTACATGTCACGCACCAGATGCAGTATGTCTCGCGTCATACTTCTATCCAAgtttgtactgtgtaattctcaaaaaaaaaaagttaaggtTTCACAGGTATACCGCAGATTCAGTGTTGTTTAAGTTTTTCATTCCTGGTTATCACAGCAAGGCGTGTACAGTGAGATCTACCGTGTGCTGAAACCTGGGCAGTATTTTGCACTTGATGAATGGTGCTTGACCAACCGATTTGATCCAAACAACACTAAGCATCTGGCCATCAAGGCTGAGATTGAGCTCGGCGATGGGCTGCCTGATATCCGCACCACTCGCCAGTGTGTCCAAGCTATGAAAGATGCAGGATTTGAGGTGCCACACTCGTATATTATTAACCAATGATAGATCTTGTTACCCACAAATATTATATTCATGGGAACTGGAATGATTTTGTTCTTCTGTATTATTAAAAGGTCATTTGTGCAAAGGATCTTGCTCAAGATTTTCCTTGCCCGTGGTACCAGACGATAGATCCCAACAATTTTTCATGGACTAGCTTCCAATGCACACGCCTAGGACGGATCATCACCCGTGCAATTGTAAGACTATAAATAAAAGATTGTCCATTAAGATGATTTTCTATTTAGTTATGTGATCTATCATTTTTGGAGTCCAGACGTTCTACTCTGTGAGTTAATTCTTTTTTCTCAGGTCAATACACTGGAGTTCCTCCGTATCGCCCCAGCAGGCACCACGGGAACCTACAACCTCCTGATCAGTGCCTCTGATGGCCTTCTAAAGGGTGGCCGGTAAGTCCTGATTTCATCAAATTTTTTTAGAGAAAGGCAACCCAACTTTTATCTTTTACCGACAGCTGATTATAAGAAATTCTTCTTATGGTATCTGCATAGGTGAAGAAACCAAATTAATCCAAATTTGATGAAACTAACAACCCTGCATGATCTCAGGGAAGGAATCTTCACAGTGGCCTTCTTCGTCCTGGGCCGCAAGCCTCTCAAGGAAACTGGAATAGCGAACGACGGCAATCTTTGAGCTGCAACATAAGTATGGGGTTGTACTTATAAGAGCTATGAATCATGGCCAACTTGTTCTGTACTGAGGTGTGATTACTGGTTTGTCTTATGGCTCTTGCACTGTGTTCTGGGTTATCTTCCTGCAATACCTTGTAGCTTGTATGCTGTACTATGAACTATCTGAATAAAATGTACTTTGCGAGTTGTATTAATAATCGCACCATTTCTTGGCAACACGACTTTGCTCGGACCAATGTACTGCCAGGATTTGTCATATGAGAATTGAGAATAGCATTAATGGATTTATCATCAAGTGATCAAGGTTATGTTATGTCATTGTAATTCTATTGGTTTTCGTTGGTGCATACTTGTTGTATGGCAAAACTAGTTGTAAGAGGTGTACATAAGAGTTAAGACTTGTTGTAAGTGTGGCAGTTTAAACACAAGTAGTCAGATTCAATGCAAATATGAATTTATGTCCGCGGGATATTGTAAGTAAAACAGGAGAAATacgaaaaacattgaagataagAAACCTGAGAAAAGCAAAAACATGTGTCAGCAGCTAAGAAGAACGCAGACACATATACACAACCAAGAAAGGAAAACCTCTACCGTCATCACTATATAGAGTAGGGAGTGGTGATCTAGTGCAGCATCGCCATGGAGGCGACCGCCGCCAGCGCCATGGCAGCGACGACGGCCCGGTGGCCTGCACTGACCCCCGCGCCGTTGGCATTGGGCGCGGGCGCGGTGGTGGCCGTCGCGTCGGGCGTGCTGTCCGTGGACGACGCGGGCGGCGGCGCCGAGGCGCCGCTCGGCTCGGTGCTGGGGCTGGGGGACGCCGCCGAGCCTGAGCGCGCGGTGGCGGGCGCCGGGGAAGGGGCGTCAGAGGAGCGTGTCTTGAGGACGCGGATGTTGAGCTTCTGGCCCGCGGCGCAGTGGCCGGGCACGCCGCAGATGAAGAAGCGGTGGCCGGGCTCTTGATGACGATCTTGTCGTCGCCGGAGGTGTGCGTGGCGATCGGCGTCGAGTTGGTGCAGCTGTCGTAGTCGACCTTCTTCACCTCCAGCACGTTGTGGATGCCCGGGGGGTACGTGAACTCTGCACACGCGCGGCCATGCATGCGACTCCATGTCAGCTCATCATCACATCAGACGTGCTCTATATGATCTTTCGATGCCAGAATGACCACGCAAAGAACAGAAACAAAAGAAGCGGCTGGAATGAGGAAAACGTGCAGCCTACGGTACAGTACATCTACCCTGTAAAGAGACCAACGCTTTTGTCTGACACCGATCCCAAAAAAAAACATGCTTGTATTGTGCTACTCATGATTGAAATTTTGTCAAAGTTCTTTGCTTTACAACTGCTGTGTTGACAGAATGATAGTAGTATGTATACTGAATTACTGATAGATGCACGCATGGTGGTTGCGTCTAGATGATAGTTTGGCAATGATATTACTATCCTTTTTCTAGCATCTTCATGATAACCATAATATATGGTCCTCGATTACGTTCGTAGATAGAGTATAAACAGCCTGATTTTGCAACTACTGAAAAGACAGTTTCAGATTATTAAGACTGAAATGCAGGGACATGGTAGATAATCATACACGGCGGAGCACAAGACAGCAAAGTGTTGTCAGAAACCATTTCCCAGTCCATGGTAAAAGTTCAGGTAGTGCTCCGACAGATCTAGCAGGCAATGAACATCTGTAGCTGGCACAGGGCCTCGTATGATCTGGTGCAGTAATTCTGCACTGCACCTCAACCAGGCCAGCATGTATCCATTTCTTGGATCCCTGATTGGCTTTGTGATTCAGACGTCTAGTGGTCCGTCGTCAGTAAATTTATGGACCATATTACTGTGCACAGCACACAGGCACGAAGCTTCCGTGATGCTTTTCAATATGACTACGTAAAGCTCGCAGTGTGCAGTGCAGTAATTAAGAAACATAAAAGCAGAATTCCGTTGCCATTGTCAGGCTAAAGGCTTAAAGCAAGACTCTTCACATAAACGCAAAGACAAACGGGCCGGAAGGAGCTAGCAGGACATGTTGTGTAAAAGTAGTGACGGTGACAAGTGATTGGCGCTCGCCTTTGCACCAGTGAGGAAAGGAGGGAGACAGTGCCTGCTCAACGTATCACTGAATCTATTATGTGTGTTTTCTCTTGAGCAATGCTAGCGAAGCAGGTTTCAGcaaacatgcatgaagcatttCAGTAATCTGCTTCATGCAAATGAGTAGAGAGCGAGACACGCTATGCAATAAACTGTAGCAAGACTGACAAAAAGGAAATGTATAGTGCAGTGGCTAGCAATGGATCTAATCTACCCCAGAAGCTACACATAGCAAGAATTAACTAGAAATGGTACTCGAACGAAGAAAACTCTGCATGACAATGTGGTAATAGCTAGCACAGATGGATGACTTTGGGGAAGAGAAGACAGAACTTGCCTATGGTGTCTCCAACATGGAAGTTCTTCTTGGAAGTCCAGTCGGTGTAGTTGACGTTGCCGAGGATCGTCCACCCGGAGGTGTCGCCGACCTTGTAGATGACGGCCGACGAGGTAGCGGCCATGGCGAGCCCAAGAGTCAGCACCAGCAGACCCTTCTTCATGCCCATGGCCGCCATTGTGCTGCACCGCCTGCTGCTCGATCTCTCCTGTCGTCCAAGAGCTGCCACACACCCTTGACTACCTTGTGAATGAAGCTATATATAGAAAGCAAGAAGATAGCTAGAGAGGACGACGAGATGCCAAGAGCAGAAGAGGGGGAAGGAATTTATTTAGCGGCGCTTTGCTTGCCGATACATCGATGCTGCTGCGCTACCTGTGCACGTTTCCCCTGTAATGACCATTTTGCCCCGTGCTCTGCTACGTTGTGATTGTGCTGCTTGGTCGTCAGTGTTGGCAGCTGGTTAGTTGCTCCTGTGCTGTGTTTTGCTCATGCATGTTCCTTGAGTAAAGCAAACTCAAAAGCTGGCCGTGAATCCAAGTCTTGATCATGAGCCTGCTTGTGTGGTTGGGTGAGGTCTCTGGTGCCATGAGTAAGTGGGCTCTGCTGGTGAGTTGGGGTTGGGAGATCTTTTTCGTTTCATGCAAGCAACAATGGCGGCCATGCATGCAAAAATTTGTCTTTCTTTTGATCTGTTTGGTTGGTGCCATATATGCTTGCAGTGACGCGGGTCGCCTCCTGTTTTCAACCATTTTCTTTTCACATGTGGTATATAATAGTGGGAGACCGACGGTGAATATTTTATTCGGATCTGTTATGTTTGACTGAAGTGGCATATAGAGCAGAGGTTAACTAAATATAAGATTTACTTGATGTTATGGCGTGGCCAGGGCTCGGACCTCCGCACGCTAGCCCCGTTCGGACACCCACGCCTGCCCCATCTATTGCGCCTGCCCGCCGGTCCCTGCCTGTTGCTGCGCATGCACGTGGGGACCACCCATGCTCGCTTCGTTTCCCGCGTGCATGCGGGGACCACTTGCGTCCACGAGGACCGATTCCGTTTGCGCCCGTTGCTACGTTTActaatgaaaacacttgcaacatgaagcacttgatgcaacatacgtctaaaataggagaaacatttagaacatgcttgcaacatgtgtatagccactgcaacatattgtaacaccctcggtgttacaccctaaatcatttactaaaatacgTCATGagtattatgtttatgtgttaatgcatatgatagagtgtgtagataaatttattataacttaaaataatcaataaaaatgttaaacgaaagttgattcaatagttcatgtatatcaagtagggtttaaaactaatttttagtgaacaaaaatgctatagaacatgtgtgtgatacttaaataaagtttaaagtacaaactttgtagatgacagtgaaatacttgtcgTCGAAAAATTACattactaactaatatttctacCAGCCTATAAATtgtaaattgaaatcaagttcagctcaaaacttaaAAAAATTCCATgtctgtcaacagctagacattgctatgtttagtgaattattttgagagattgggttaaagggtggtgcggtgttatagctcgatttggtagtctcatatgccctcttgtgtatggtgaagatggtttagtttcagaagcaaccgtttagtttttatgggcgctttaaaattcgtgcacgactcAGTCTTGGGCTGGTTGGccgctgggcgcggtcaccacgctcGGGCAGTCGGCATcgtcgctgaaagctctagtttggttttggtgaattgatgaaaccctaagtgctaacctagtttatcaagtgatcatgagataggtagcacacttcaagtggagaagccaatgaagatcataatatgacaatggtgatgccatggcgatgatcaagggcttaaacgtgaaaagaagaaagagaaaaacaaaaagctcaaggcaaaggtataatgtgtaggagctattttgttttggtgatcaagacacttagagagtgtgatcatatttaggtttgatagccgtactattaagaggggtgaaactcgtatcggaatgtagttatcaaagtgccactagatgctctaactcattgcatatgcatttaggatctagtggagtgctaacacccttgaaaatgtttatgaaaatatgctaacatatatgcacaaggtgatacacttggtggttagcacacttgagcaagggtgaagagaacggaggagatgccagcgtcgatcaagtgaccggacgctggatccaaatgcaccggatgctggctgcctgtgtccggtcgcgctgacttggcagtacagtggctagggtttaccactagacgctgggctgtgtccggtcgaggtggaccggatgcgtccggtcgaggaaaaccggtttttgacccttactgtacttgactggacgttgaggctccagcgtccggtcagcttcgtagccgttgaaatctgacgaacagcgtttgaagctagtgacgcgtggcgtccatcagtggaccggacgccgagtccagggttcggtcagttggaccggagcgtccggtcagagcgcagtgtgcccagtgaaggggtacaacggctctatttcgtgggggcttctatttaagccccatggccggctatggctcacatctttggccattttcattgatatagcaaccttgtgagcctagccaaagtcctcccactcatctccatcattgattcatcatcatagtgagattgagagtgatccaagtgcattgcttgagtgattgcatctagaggcacttggtgttcgtgtttcgctgcggatttcgcttgttactcttggtggttgccaccacctagacggcttagagcagcgagaatcgtcgagcggaggtggtgattgtcttcggctccgatcgtggtaattgtaaggggttcttgacctttctccggcggaacgccaaaaggtactctagtggattgctcatggcttgtgtgatcatcatcttgtattggttgtgcggcaccctattgagggtttggcgtatgaagccaattagcgcgtgaacctccaagtgagtgaatcgccacaacgaggagtagcttgccggcaagcaagtgaacctcggtaaaaatcattgtgttcatcctttgattccgagatgattggtcttcattattattcatccttgtgattgattggttcactcctcgacacggcggtataactatcttgattactctctttactttaccgcaaactagttgacaagctctttagtgtagctagttgtgagagcttgcttgcttggttggtgtggctctttagttagcctttgagagcacactaacatagggtagtgtcataactTTTATGTGAAtaaacactatctaaactagaattgtggtaggtggcttacattttgagtaggctagcgcaacacttgcttcgcctcataattgtctaaccattttgttaagtgttgttgtaaaaaattttattaggctattcacccccctagccattaggacctttcaagtggtattagagccgaggtcaccgttatttgaggcttaactaccttcggtgttaaaatcgctcaaatcaataacaccaagaagccaccccaatttgatggcacaaattatccttattggaagtcaaagatgaccacacatatcaagtcaatcaatagaaaggtatgGAAGGTAGTagagaccaaaattgagattggtgatccagagaatcccaccgtgacCGAAGAAGTACTCCTCCAAAACAataacattgctctaagtgctattcatgatgcaattgatgagagaacatttgagcaaatcaagaatattgagatggcttatgaggcttggaagaagttggaagaatcatttgagggcactcaagccatgaagggagcaaaggcatacattctcaaagagaagtttgcaagcttcaagatgaaggatgatgagagtgtgccggagatgttccataggcttcaagtgcttatcaatgatctcaaagcacttggagaagaggtgaaggacaaggacttcttccataagttcttgagatgcttgccttcaagatttggtacattggttaccattctagtgagaagcggtttggacaccataacaccaaaccaagtattgggagatataatgaccgatgatacctatagagatgataatgagaaggaagaaaagaaggagaagaaagatgagaagaaggatgagaagaagaagagcgtggcattcaaagccacatcatccaagggcaaagctaagcaagaaacatcaagtgaagaagatgaatcatgggatgatgatgatgatgagaagatggctctatttgtcaagagatttggcaagttcatggtgaagaagggctaccgtgctagaagaaagaagtcttcatccaagaacaaagaagagtcaagaaggtgcttcaagtgtggaagcaaagatcatcttgttgctcaatgcctatacaatagtgacaatgatgatgacaacaagaagaacaagaagaatgacaagaaggaaaagaaagagaagaaggacaagatgaccttcaagaagaagaagggtggttcatatgtagtcacttgggatagtgatgcttcctcaagtgatgatgatgatgatagtgatgatcacaagaccaccaaaaagaaggttcttgcaagtattgccatcaatgagaagccttctctcttcgaatcttcatcatgcttcatggctaaggccactaaggtacaatcttgtgatgataaaagtgatgaagaacatgttgatgataacaaacataaaaatgaaaatgatagtgatagtgatgatgatgaacctactaaggatgaattaattgacatgctaaaagatgttagagaacactttgatatcaagagaagagaatgcaaaagcttgcgcaaggaactaaaagcccttaagcaagcctttgatgagctcaatgcatctcatgagaggctagaaaaagtcaatgagaagcttggcaaagctcacaaaaagctttaaaaggctcattccactttgcttgatgggcaaaataaaaggaagcatgttgaaacttgcaatataggtttaacttgtgatataattgatgaatcactatctatgcctatcattgttgctcctactaacccttcttatagcacttccacttctatctcatctagtagtgatggtctcacttgtgatgcctcactagtgattgagaatgagaacctcaagaaggaggtcactaagctcactcacaccttagctatggcttatggtggtgaggactgcttgcttatatgcttgggtagccaaagagcttctctctacaaagagggattgggctatacccccaagagaggtaaggtggcatttgctcctcacaagacaagttttatgaagaacaatggtcggttttgcactagttgcaagcaagttggtcatagagagcatgaatgcaccaacaaaagcaaaaatgctaatgtatcctccattaagcttaattcttcctatatgctagttaagggtacaaatagtgtaaatgctaaattcattggtaaaccatggatgggctcaaagaaaaaagccatttagataccaaagagcttagtaactaaccttcaaggacccaagcaagtttgggtacctaaaaagaattgatcttcttttgtaggtcaattacaaagctagaggaatgcattgggttcttgatagtgggtgcactcaacatatgaccggtgatgcgagaatgttcaactcaatcaacaccaatgacaatgatggttatgatagtatcacatttggtgataatggcaaaggcaaggtcaaagggcttggtaatattgcaatatctaatgacttgagcatatctaatgtgttgctagtagagagcttgaacttcaatttgctatccgtggcacaattgtgtgatcttggattcaaatgcatatttggggtagatgatgtagagatcataagtatagatggctctaatttgatcttcaaaggctttagatatgagaatctttacttggttgatttcaatgctagtgaagctaaattatctatgtgtttgttcactaagtctagcatgggttggttatggcatagaaggcttggtcatgttgaaatgaaacaattaaatagattgattaagtatgacttagttaaaggcttgaaagatgttgtgtttgaaaaggataagctttgtagctcttgtcaagctggcaaacaagttggaaacacccatcctaagaaaagcatgatgagcactagtaaagaaTTTGAattattgcacatagatttatttgggccaacacaatacactagtatcggtggaaacaaatatgaatttgtgatagtggatgactacactagatacgcatgggtattctttctagtagacaaaagtgatgtgtttgcaacattcaaatcatttgtcaagggcattcacaatgagtttgaaacaaccatcaagagagttagaagtgacaatgatagtgagtttaagaatactagaattgatgagttatgtgatgaatttggaattagacatcaattctcggctaaatatactccacaatcaaatggccttgttgagaggaagaatataacacttattgatatggcaaggtctatgcttagtgagtacaatgtgagtcaatctttttgggctgaatctatcaacacggcttactattgtagcaaccgcctctattatcaccgattgaaagaaaagacaacatatgagctcttgaatggtagaaaacccaacattgcatattttcaggtctttggttgcaaatgctatatcttgaagaaaggcacaagattgggcaagtttgataagaaatgtgatgaaggattcttacttggttatttcactacaagcaaagcttatagagtttggaatttggatagtggtactcttgaggaagttcatgatgttgaatttgataaaaccaagggttcacaagtagagaatgagaacttagaagatatgagaggtattcaactttcaaatgccataaagaacatgaatattggtgaattgaggcctaggcaagtgattgataatgaagatgatcaagtgcaagtgctctccaactcaaatatgcaagatgatacaaattaagctagtgcaagtgactctcatgacattgatcaagatcaagtgactagtacatcatctcaacctaatgatctagcaagtacaagcaatcaagttctattgctccaaccaacaagtattgcaagaaatcatcctttggatacaatcattggtgatatttcaagaggtgtgcaaacaagatcaagattggtatcattttgtgaatacttctcatttgtatcatccattgaaccaaagaagatagatgaagctttgaaggatgttgattgggtgaatgctatgcatgaagaattaaataatttcacaagaaatcaagtatgggaattagtagagagaccaaagggatacaatgtgattggaaccaaatgggtctttagaaacaagcaagatcaagatgagatagtagtaagtaacaaagcaagattggtagcacaagactatacacaagttgaaggtcttgactttggagaaacatatgccccggttgctagattggaagcaattagaatcttgctagcctatgcttgtgcccacaacatcaagctctatcaaatagatgttaagagtgcttttctcaatggctacatcaatgaagaagtatatgttgagcaacctcctggttttgaagataacaagaagcccaaccatgtgtacaagttgaagaaggcattgtatggcttgaagcaagcacctagagcatggtatgagagattgaggaacttcctcctctctaaagggttcacaatgggcaaggttgacaccactcttttcatca contains:
- the LOC136535197 gene encoding cycloartenol-C-24-methyltransferase 1-like isoform X3, which codes for MDGATHSILLAVPCLYFRYPGETIREGIKRHQHFMALQLGLKKGMKVLDVGCGIGGPLIEIARFSSALITGLNYNDYQISRGKELIFSAGLSEQCSFLKGDFMNMPIADNTFDAAYAIEATCHAPDAQGVYSEIYRVLKPGQYFALDEWCLTNRFDPNNTKHLAIKAEIELGDGLPDIRTTRQCVQAMKDAGFEVICAKDLAQDFPCPWYQTIDPNNFSWTSFQCTRLGRIITRAIVNTLEFLRIAPAGTTGTYNLLISASDGLLKGGREGIFTVAFFVLGRKPLKETGIANDGNL
- the LOC136535197 gene encoding cycloartenol-C-24-methyltransferase 1-like isoform X1 — encoded protein: MSGALDLARSTGGSIDKDQVKSAVDQYLKYHDLHGGEQESRKSNYTDLVNKYYDLVTGFYEYGWGDSFHFAGRYPGETIREGIKRHQHFMALQLGLKKGMKVLDVGCGIGGPLIEIARFSSALITGLNYNDYQISRGKELIFSAGLSEQCSFLKGDFMNMPIADNTFDAAYAIEATCHAPDAQGVYSEIYRVLKPGQYFALDEWCLTNRFDPNNTKHLAIKAEIELGDGLPDIRTTRQCVQAMKDAGFEVICAKDLAQDFPCPWYQTIDPNNFSWTSFQCTRLGRIITRAIVNTLEFLRIAPAGTTGTYNLLISASDGLLKGGREGIFTVAFFVLGRKPLKETGIANDGNL